One part of the Brevundimonas subvibrioides ATCC 15264 genome encodes these proteins:
- a CDS encoding cobalamin-independent methionine synthase II family protein, translating into MAPTIATTHVGSLPRGPELTPLLLARDHGEPYDAEAFDTVVQTAVTEAVKRQVEAGVTIVSDGELGKVGYSTYIIERLSGFGGDSPRKPALDLAPLPEFREKLAGIMGAQEFTRASCTGPVRLVNLQPLHDDIRRFQVALDAHGGGTRAFMNAASPGLITAFQANAFYPTHEAYLADLADAMRPEYEAIVDAGFELQLDCPDLAMSRHTGYQDMDEAGFLKTIEANVEALNAATANIAPDRMRMHICWGNYEGPHNHDIPLERIMSIILAARPATILFEAANPRHEHEWTVWRDAKVPDDKVLAPGLIDTCSNYLEHPELIAQRIERFTAIVGADRVVASTDCGFGTFAGYGKIDPAVCWMKLAALREGADLAASRG; encoded by the coding sequence ATGGCCCCCACGATCGCCACCACCCACGTCGGCAGCCTGCCGCGCGGCCCCGAACTCACGCCCCTGCTGCTGGCCCGCGACCATGGCGAGCCCTATGATGCCGAGGCCTTCGACACCGTGGTGCAGACGGCGGTGACCGAGGCCGTGAAGCGGCAGGTCGAGGCCGGGGTCACGATCGTGAGCGACGGCGAGCTCGGCAAGGTCGGTTACTCCACCTATATCATCGAGCGGCTGTCCGGCTTCGGCGGCGACAGCCCCCGAAAGCCCGCGCTCGACCTCGCACCCCTGCCCGAGTTCCGCGAGAAGCTGGCCGGGATCATGGGAGCCCAGGAGTTCACGCGCGCGTCCTGCACCGGACCGGTCCGGCTGGTGAACCTGCAGCCCCTGCACGACGATATCCGCCGGTTCCAGGTGGCGCTCGACGCCCACGGCGGCGGCACGCGGGCCTTCATGAACGCGGCCTCGCCCGGCCTGATCACGGCCTTCCAGGCGAATGCCTTTTATCCGACGCACGAGGCCTATCTGGCGGATCTCGCCGATGCCATGCGGCCGGAGTACGAGGCCATCGTCGACGCCGGGTTCGAGCTTCAGCTGGACTGTCCCGATCTCGCGATGTCGCGCCACACCGGCTACCAGGACATGGACGAAGCCGGGTTCCTGAAGACCATCGAGGCGAACGTCGAGGCGTTGAACGCCGCCACGGCGAACATCGCCCCCGACCGGATGCGGATGCACATCTGCTGGGGCAACTACGAAGGCCCGCACAACCACGACATTCCGCTGGAGCGGATCATGTCGATCATCCTCGCCGCCCGGCCCGCGACCATCCTGTTCGAGGCCGCCAACCCGCGTCACGAGCACGAGTGGACCGTCTGGCGCGACGCGAAGGTGCCCGACGACAAGGTCCTGGCCCCCGGGCTGATCGACACCTGCTCCAACTATCTGGAGCACCCCGAACTCATCGCCCAGCGGATCGAACGGTTCACCGCCATTGTCGGCGCGGACCGGGTCGTGGCCAGCACCGACTGCGGGTTCGGCACGTTCGCCGGCTACGGCAAGATCGACCCGGCCGTCTGCTGGATGAAGCTGGCGGCGCTCCGCGAAGGGGCCGACCTCGCTGCGTCACGGGGGTGA
- the mdlC gene encoding benzoylformate decarboxylase, producing MTARALRVDALRVGDGPTVRHAVHQLLADLGMTTIFGNPGSTELPMFRDLPPELSYVLALQESVAVGMADGFAQATGRAALVNLHSSAGVGHAMGNIYTAFRNQTPLVVTAGQQARSILPYEPFLYAERSTEFPRPFVKWAIEPARAQDVPLAIARAHHIAMQAPCGPVFVSIPIDDWEQPCPPITPARVSRSVDVDPALLAEAAGLLHAARRPVVVAGAGVARDGAREALVHLAEQHGTPVWAAPMAARNVFPEDHPLFAGFLAASREAIVDALDGHDLVLVLGAPVFTFHVEGFGPFVPEGADLVQIVDDPAMAARTPLGLAITGDVTRAIAHLAQVVPERPRALPRARIVPAAPDDSRLTDSLLMSRLEALRPKGIAVVEEAPSTRGPLHDYFRVRADEEFHTCASGGLGHGLPAALGVAMGRPDRPVLCLLGDGSAMYAIQGLWTAARHGLDVRFLIVNNGGYVALEHFAGLFGMEAVGSRLPGLDFCALAQGQGVAAARVSDPAALDAAIQDLFQGVGPRLLEVVITGD from the coding sequence ATGACGGCCCGCGCCCTGCGTGTCGATGCCCTGCGCGTGGGCGACGGCCCGACCGTACGGCACGCCGTCCACCAGTTGCTCGCCGACCTCGGCATGACCACCATCTTTGGCAATCCGGGCTCGACCGAACTGCCCATGTTCCGCGACCTGCCGCCGGAGCTGTCCTATGTCCTCGCCCTGCAGGAATCGGTGGCGGTCGGCATGGCGGACGGGTTCGCCCAGGCGACCGGCCGGGCCGCCCTGGTCAACCTTCATTCCTCGGCGGGCGTCGGCCATGCCATGGGCAATATCTACACCGCCTTCCGCAACCAGACGCCGCTGGTCGTCACCGCCGGTCAGCAGGCGCGCTCGATCCTGCCCTATGAGCCCTTCCTCTACGCCGAGCGGTCGACCGAGTTTCCGCGCCCGTTCGTGAAATGGGCCATCGAGCCCGCCCGCGCCCAGGATGTGCCCCTGGCCATCGCGCGCGCCCATCACATCGCCATGCAGGCACCCTGCGGCCCCGTCTTCGTCTCCATCCCGATCGACGACTGGGAACAGCCCTGCCCGCCGATCACGCCAGCCCGGGTCAGCCGCAGCGTCGATGTCGATCCGGCTCTGCTGGCCGAAGCGGCGGGTCTGCTGCATGCCGCCCGCCGACCGGTCGTCGTTGCGGGCGCAGGCGTCGCGCGCGACGGGGCCCGCGAGGCGCTGGTGCATCTGGCCGAGCAGCACGGCACGCCGGTCTGGGCCGCCCCCATGGCGGCGCGCAATGTCTTTCCGGAAGACCATCCGCTGTTCGCGGGGTTCCTCGCCGCCTCGCGCGAGGCCATCGTCGACGCGCTGGACGGACACGATCTGGTTCTGGTGCTGGGGGCCCCGGTCTTCACCTTCCACGTCGAGGGGTTTGGTCCCTTCGTGCCCGAGGGCGCCGATCTGGTTCAGATCGTCGACGACCCGGCCATGGCCGCGCGCACGCCGCTGGGTCTGGCGATCACGGGGGACGTCACCCGCGCGATCGCCCATCTGGCCCAGGTCGTGCCCGAGCGGCCGCGCGCCCTGCCCCGGGCGCGGATCGTGCCTGCCGCACCGGACGACTCACGTCTGACCGACAGCCTGCTGATGTCGCGGCTGGAAGCCCTGCGGCCGAAGGGGATCGCCGTCGTGGAGGAAGCGCCCAGCACGCGCGGACCCCTGCACGACTATTTCCGGGTTCGCGCGGACGAGGAGTTCCACACCTGCGCCAGCGGCGGCCTGGGCCACGGTCTGCCGGCCGCGCTCGGGGTCGCCATGGGGCGCCCCGACCGTCCGGTCCTGTGCCTGCTGGGCGACGGCTCGGCCATGTATGCGATCCAGGGCCTGTGGACCGCGGCGCGGCACGGGCTCGATGTCCGGTTCCTGATCGTCAACAACGGCGGCTACGTCGCGCTCGAGCATTTCGCCGGCCTGTTCGGCATGGAGGCGGTCGGCAGCCGCCTGCCCGGCCTCGACTTCTGCGCCCTCGCGCAGGGCCAGGGCGTCGCGGCCGCGCGGGTCAGCGATCCGGCGGCCCTCGACGCGGCCATTCAAGATCTCTTCCAGGGCGTGGGGCCCAGGCTTCTGGAGGTGGTGATCACGGGGGACTGA